The Poseidonibacter lekithochrous region CTAATAATAGTATTTTCATTTTATCTCCTTAAAAGTATATGTAAAGGAAGCCCAGTTTTCACCAGATTGTAATTGAATACCAACATTCTCTTCACTACAAATACGCTTTACTAAATTTAATCCAAGACCGAAACCTTCTTGTACATTAGTCTCTTCTCTATAATACTCTTCAAATATTTTTTGTTGGTCAAGTATTTGTTTAGATTTACTCTCAATTATGAAGTTGCAATCTTGATTTATAATATTAAGACTTACATATATTACTTCATTAGCTAAAGTATATTTAATTGCATTTGTTAGATTATTATCAACAATTCTTTGTAATTTAGTCTCATTAAAGTTTATTATAATTTCATCATTTGAAGCTTTAAAATTAAAAGTAGATTTAAATTTAATAGCAGATTGAGAAAAGAAATCAATTCTAGATCTTACAAAATCAACTAGGTCAATTTCATGTACTGCTTCATTTACTTGATCTTTTTTAATTAAATAAGATAAATCATCATATATACTAGAAACATTTTTTAGTGCAACTTCTATATTTGAAAGAAATTTATTTTTTCCATGTTGTATTTCAAACATTTCAATATTTCCCATTATTATTGATAGTGGGGTATTTGTTTCATGCACAGCATGTTTTAAAAACTGCTTTTGAGAGTTTAATAAGTTTTGAGCATAAATCTTACCTTTTTCTAACTCTTTGGATTGGTCATTATAATCATTTGATGATTGCTGTATTAAATGTGTTAATGCTTGTAGGCTTCTTGCATGTTCACTAATACTTGTAGTTTCATTAGATATTTCGCAAGAATTTTTATCAAAACTCTCATTACAATCTTCTTCACTTAAAGCAACAATAGTCAAGGTTTGGTTTAATAACTCATTATGTCCATCTTTATGGTAAAACTCCCCATAAGTAAAGAATCCAGAAGTTGGAGCAATATCAGAGAAAGGTTTTATTTCAATATCAATCATACTTGGCATATATCTTCTTCTTGCCATACATGAATATATGAAGAAAGATTCAGCTTTTTGAATATTACAATGTTCAAATAAAGATTCAACAGGATTATTCATAATAAGTTCAACATTACCAAATCCTAGTTTTACCACATCTCCTTTATATAAGTTGCCTGCAAAACTAAGACTTCCATCTTTATGTTTTTTTATAACAGCTCTTGCAATTGGAAGATTATTCCTTTTTACTATTAAAGGAAATTCAATGCCAGTTGCTGGAAGTGCTTTTGCTACATACTCTCCTAAGTACTTCTCATAAAAGTCTAAAGGTTTCATTCCTGATATCTCATATACTCTATTATCTTTTACTTTATCTATTGTATGTTCAATACCAATAGGTGACCAATTAAAGTTATAAGCATTCTGTGCTTTTAAAGTATTAGAGTTTAAAGCAACAGCAACTGCTCCATTTGTTAATATCTTATCTTGTGAAGAGATGAATGTCTGTTTGAAGTTTGCGTTGTCTCCTGCCATTCCTCCTGACACAGGTACTGTATTATTAACAGCTTCAATACCTTTTAGAAAAGCTTCTCCATTTGTTTTAGCACCATCAGTGAATGTTATAAGAAGTTTAGTATCTTCTTGGCATAACTCTTTTGCTAGGTCATATCCATTTTTAAAAGAGTCTTTATTTTTTACAAAATATGTTTTTAGACTAGTGTTTTTAAAAACAGATATAGAGATAATAGTTTTTTTTGTAGATACTTGATCATTATTAATTTCACCATCTGTTGATGAACCTATACATATAGATTGAGGAAGTTCTTCTATTAGTGTATTTATAATATTTTGTAAAATGGATTTTTTACTTCCGCAAAATACTTGTATAAGTACAGATTTTTCGTTTTTAAATAATGAAAAGTCTATTAATTCTGTTAATGACTGTTGTTTTAATGTATAGTTAAATGTCTTCATAAAATATTGTAACACAGAAATTAAAATTTTCGAAGTTTTTTTTGCCTTAAAAGGTCGAAAAATTGGTAATTCCTTACGAAAAAACACAGCGCTATACTCATGCTATATTTGGGCTATAATTAGGCTATAAATGTCATGTAAACTTTCAGTAAGCAAAAAATATAGCGCTTTTAAATAGCATATATTTTTTAGAAAAAATAATTAATTAAAAGGAATAAACATGTCAACAGAAGAAAAAGTATTACCATTAGCAAAACCAGAGTATAAAGCACAATATGAAAACTTTATTGGTGGTGAGTGGGTAGCTCCTACAAGTAATGAGTATTTTGATAACGTTTCTCCAGTAGATGGTGAAGTTTTATCTAGAATTCCTAGATCAAATGAAGCTGATGTAGATGCAGCAGTAGATGCAGCATCTGCAGCTTTTGAAACTTTCAAACATTCAACTGTTATTGAAAGATCAACTATGTTAAATAAAGTTGCTGATGCAATTGAAGCTAACTTAGAAGCTTTAGCAATGGCTGAAACTTTAGATAATGGTAAAGCTATTAGAGAAACAATGGCAGCTGATGTTCCTTTAGTTATTGATCACTTTAGATATTTTGCATCAGTAATCAGATCTGAGTCTGGAACTGTTTCTGATTTAGATGAAAATACAATTTCTCAAGAAATTCATGAGCCTTTAGGTGTTGTTGCTCAAATTATTCCATGGAACTTCCCATTATTAATGGCAGCATGGAAAATTGCTCCTGCATTAGCAGCTGGTAATACAGTAGTATTAAAACCTGCATCTGCAACTCCACAATCAATTTTAGTATTAATGGAAACTATTCAAAATGTTCTTCCAAAAGGTTTAGTAAACATTATTAATGGTTCAGGTGGAAAAATTGGTAAACACTTATCAACTCACCCAGATGTTAAAAAAGTAGGATTCACAGGTGAAACTACAACTGGTCAATTAATTATGCAATATGCAACTGAAAATATCATTCCTTCAACTTTAGAACTTGGTGGTAAATCTCCAAATATCTTCATGGAATCAATTATGGATGCTGATGATGAATTCTTTGATAAAGCAATCGAAGGTTTAGTATTATTCGCATTTAACTCAGGGGAAGTTTGTACTTGTCCTTCAAGAGCATTAATTCAAGAATCAATTTATGAACCATTTATGAAAAGAGTACTTGAAAGAGTTGCTGCTATTAAATTAGGTGATCCTTTAAATCCAACTTGTATGATGGGTGCACAAGCATCTACTTCTCAAAAAGAGAAGATCTTAGAATACATTAAAATTGGTAAAGACGAAGGTGCTGAATTATTATGTGGTGGAGATGCTTACGATAGTGCTGAACATCCAAATGGTAACTATATCCAACCTACATTATTCAAAGGTCACAATAAGATGAGAATCTTCCAAGAAGAGATTTTTGGACCAGTACTTGCTGTTACAACTTTCAAAACTGAAGAAGAAGCATTAGAAATTGCAAATGATACTATCTACGGATTAGGTTCAGGTGTATGGTCAAGAGATGCTCACCAATTACATAAATTCTCTAGAGGAATCGAAGCTGGTAGAGTTTGGGTAAATTGTTACCACATGTACCCATCACATGCATCATTTGGTGGATACAAAAAATCAGGTATCGGTAGAGAAACTCATATGATGATGTTAAACTCTTACAGACACACAAAAAATATTTTAACTTCTTACTCAAAAGATGCATTAGGTTTCTTCTAGGAAGTATTGTTATATCAAAAATAAAAATCAAACTTGTGAAATGCCTCCCTTTTTCACAAGTTTAAAAAGGTGAAATTATGGCAACACAAAGACTGGCTGTTACTGAAGACGCAGCTTTAGTAATAGAGAGATTAAAAGAGGAAAGTGGTCCTCTTGTTTTTAATCAAAGTGGTGGTTGTTGTGATGGAACCGCTCCTATGTGTTATGAAAAAAGTGATTTTTACGTACCTTCAAGAAATGTAAAATTAGGTGAGATTTGTGGATGTGAATTTTTCATGGACAAAGATCAATTCGAGTATTTTAAACATTCTCATATAACAATAGATGTAAAAAAAGAGACAGCCTTTGGTAATTCATTTTCCCTTGAAATAGATCTAGGCTATCAATTTATTACAAAATCTAGAATATTTACAGATGAAGAGTATGCTAATTTAGAAATAAAATAGTTTGAACTCATTTAAATAAAAAAGGATCAAAGACTGCATATCTTTGATCCTTTTTTTATGTCTTACTTTTTCTCTTTATCTTGGTTAGTTATTAAGGCTAAGTTTGTTAAATCATATTTTTGTAATAAATCAAGTACTTTAATTACTCTTTCGTATTCAACTTTTTTATCAATTCGAACTATTACTGCTTTTTGTTTATTTTCAATTGCTTTTAGATTATCTTCTAGTGATTCAAATGATACTTCAATACCTTTGATTGCAAGTTTGTTTTTATTAAGTTCAATAAAAACTTGTTCTTCATCTACTTTCATCTCTTTTGCATTTGCATTAGGTAGGTCTAAAATCAAAGCTAATTCATCTTTTTTAAATACAGAAGTTACCATAAAAAATAGAAGTAAAATAAACACAACATCAATAATAGGTGTTAAGTCTAATCCTAATGGTTCTCTTCTTTTCATTTATTTATCACCAATCTCTTTTTTGGCTTTTAACTCAATAGAATCAAGTTGAGAAATAAAGTGATTATAAGCTAAGTGATGAGGTATTGCAACTATTAATCCTGTGATAGTTGTAATAAGAGCAATAGCTATACCATTTGAGAAGATTGTTGGATCTCCTAGCCCACTTTTAGAAATAGCTTCAAAAGACTTATAAACACCAATTACTGTTCCTAATAGACCTAATAGCGGAGCAACAGTAGCTATGTTTTTAATATAAGTAAGTCCAGTCTCAAGTTTTTTCACTTCATACTCTATTTGAGCGTATGTTGAACTTTGGGCATTTGTTTCAAGTTTTTGTTTGATTTTATTAATCATTGCATTTTTTCTAGGTAGGGTGAATAACTTCCATAAAATAATAGTAAATCCTATAACATTTAAAGCAATTAGAATATATACAAGTATTCCGCCTTTATCAATGTATTCCATTAAATCCATAAATACCCCATTTAATTTTTTTATAATTGTACTAAACTTTTATTAATAGATGGTACAATTTCCTATGACATATACTAATTCTCCAATAGAAAAAATAAATTTTAATAATCATGAAATATTTGTAAAAAGAGATGATTTATTAGATGTAGATTTCTCAGGTAATAAAGCAAGAAAGTTTTATTACTTTTTAAAACATGATTTTCCTAATATTACAAAAATAGTATCCCACGGTTCAGCCCAATCAAATGCAATGTATTCTTTAAGTGTATTATGTAAATTAAGAGGTTGGAAGTTTGATTATTATGTAGATCATATAGCTTCTTATATCAAAGAATCTCCAAGTGGAAACTATAAAGAATCTTTGAAAAACGGTATGAATATTCATGAAGAAGAATTCCCCAAACAATTAGATGAAAATACTATGTTTATTAATGAAGGGGGAGCTTTAAAAGAGGCTCAATATGGTTTAGAGGTTTTAGCTCAAGAGATTATCACTTGGGCAGAACAAAACTCACACGAAAATCTAAAAGTATTTTTACCCTCAGGCACAGGAACAACGGCACTTTTTTTACAAAAGTTTTTGCCTTTTCCTGTATTAACTTGTGCTTGTGTAGGAGATGAAAAGTATTTAGAAAAACAATTTAATGACTTAGAAAAAACAAATCATCCTATAATTTTACAAAGAAAAAAGAAATATCATTTTGGAAAATTATATAAAGAGTTTTATGAAACACATAAAGATTTATTAGAACAAACAAATATAGAATTTGATTTTTTATATGATTCACTGGGCTTTATAGTATTAGAGGATTATCTTAATAGTTTAGAAGATAATAATTCAAAGATTTTATATATACATCAAGGTGGAATTTTAGGGAATATTTCTATGCTTGAGAGATACAAACATAAATATGAAAAAGAAGTATAATTACTTCTTTTTTATATAATTAGAAGTTTTTACAAAACTCTATAAAGTCATCTTTTTTTAAGGCTTTTGAGTATAACCAACCTTGTATTTCATCACAATTTTGTGAAGCTAAGAACTCTTCTTGTTCTTTATTTTCAACACCTTCTGCAATTACTCTAAGTTCAAGTCCTTTTGCTAGGGCAATTACTGTTTTTGCAATGGCAATATCTTTATAGTTATTTGGTAATTCATCTACAAAAGATTTATCAATTTTTAGTTTATCAATAGGAAATTGTTTAATATAATTCAGTGATGAATAACCTGTTCCAAAATCGTCAATAGATAAACTAACTCCAATTTTCTTAAGTTCTTTGAACATTGCTATTGATTTTTCAACATCTTCCATAATAAATGTTTCTGTAACTTCAACTTCAAGGTATTTAGGTTCAACATTGTATTTATTTAAAGTATTAACTATAGTTTTTGTAATCTCACTATGTTTAATTTGTTCCCCTGAAATATTTACAGCAATTTTACCATTTTTAAAAATATTTAAAGAGTGTAGTTTTTTAATAAAAGCACAAGACTCATCTAAAATGTATTCTCCTAAAGGAATAATTAGTTTATTATCCTCTGCATGTGGAATAAAATTAATTGGTGATAACACGCCTAAGTCTTTGTGATTCCATCTAACAAGAGCTTCTGCACCTATTAGTTTTTTTGTTTTTGTATCAATTTGTGGTTGGAAATATACTTCAAATTCTTTATTTTTTATTGCATTTTTTATCTCTTGTTTCATTAATACTTTTTCAAATATTTCAGAAGTCATTTGATTTTTATAAAAATGAAATTGATTTTTACCTGCTGCTTTAGCACTGTGCATTGCAGTATCTGCATGTTTAATTAAATCTTCATACGAAATACCATTATTAGGATATAAAGAGATACCAATAGTAATAGTAGTATCGAAAATATACTCTTCTAATTTTATAGGTTCTGTAAAATCTTGAATAATTTTTTGAGCAATTCTTTTTATATTTTCTTTATTTACATTTTCAATTACTATTACAAATTCATCCCCACCAATTCTAGAAATAGTATCTGCTTTTCTTACATTTTTTTGTAATCTTTGAGATACAAGATTAATGATTCTATCTCCAATTGTATGACCATAAGAGTCATTTACTAATTTGAAGTTATCAATATCAATAAATAGTACAGCTAAACTTTGATGTTCAGTATTTGCTCTTTGAATTGATTGTTCTAACCTTGCATTTAATAGAAGTTTATTAGGAAGATTTGTAAGAGGGTCATGGTGTGCTAAATACTCAATTTGTTCATCTGAATCTTTCATTTTTGTAATATCTGAGAATATAGCTACATAATTAGTAATTTGTCCTTCTTTATTTGTAACGGTACTAATATTTAACCATTCAGCATAGATTTCACCATTCTTCTTTCTATTCCAGATTTCACCTTTGTAAAAACCATTTTTATTAATATCATCCCACATTTTTAAATAGAATTCTTGTGAGTTTTTACCTGATTTTAAAATTTTTGGACTTTTCCCATAAATTTCACTTAGACTGTAACCTGTGATTTCAGTAAAAGATTTATTTACAGATACAACTTTATTTTTTTCATTGGTAATAATAATACCTTCTGTTGTATTTTCAAATACAATATCTGAAAGAATTAATTCTTTTTTGATTTTTTCTTTTAGAGTAATATCTGTGATAAAACAGATGAAATATTGAGCTTCATTTTGTTTGTTATAAGATAGTGATGCAGTTGTACTAACCCAAATAATTGAACCATCTTTTTTTACACATCTTTTTTTTAGATTTACATCTTTTACATCTTTATTTTTTAGTAAAGTATTGAATTTTTCATGTGTTAACTCTAAGTCTTCTTTATGTGTTAAATCAGAAATATTTCTATCTAATAAATTATCTTTCTCATAAGCTAACAATTCACAGATTTTTTTATTAGCATCTAATACTTTATTATCTAGTGATATATGTACAATTCCAACACTATTTTGTTCAAATGTTTCATTATATTTATTGTTAATTTCATTTGTTTTATTTACTAGTTCAGAGATATTAGTAAATAAAAGTTTGATTATTGGGGTTTGAAGTATTTTTACATGTAATATTGTAAGTTGATAAATACTTCCATTTAATTCAATTGTTTGATCTTCAAAACTTTCATCATTTTGAATCTTTTCATAAATATTTTGCCATCTTTGTTTTGGAATTATTTTTGTTACATCATCATCAACTTTTAAATCAAAAAGTTTAGTGGCTTTTGAGTTAAACCAGCTTATTGTATGCTCTGTCTCATCATTGATGAATACTTCAATAAGAGCTTCATTTAATGAATTAAAAGTCTTTTTTGCATCTGTTAGTTTTGATTCTAGGAATAATCCGTAGTTTCCTTTGATGTTATTTAGTAAATCTTTTGAAGTTACAATATAGTGATTATCTAAACCTTGATTATAAATTACAACTCTTCTGATATTATTTTTTTTCATTGCATTTACAATTTCATATACATAAGTTTCACTATCAAAAGTAATTACAGGTGCATGCATGTGTTTTTCAACACATTCATTTGTATTAACATGTTTTTGGGCTAGATCAATAATATCACTTTCTGTGATTATTCCAACTGGAATGTCATTATTATAAATTAAAATTGAGCCAATATTATGTGAAGCCATTATCTCAATTGCTTCTTGAATTGTTGCATCTTTTTCTACGTGTAAAACAAGATTTGAAGTTTTTACAATTTCTCTAATTCTAATATGAGATTTATAAATATCTTTGTCTAATTCATAAATAATTGTCTCTTGTAAAATACACCCTAAATAATTATTTTGTGAATCTGTAATGATTACTCTTCTGATATTATGATTAATCATCAATGATAAAATATAGTCAACTCTTCTATTTTCTTTGCTAATAATTAAGTCTTTTTTTGCAAACTCTAATGCTTTTTGTTTGAAGTCAATATTTTGAGCATAAAGGAAAAGGATATCCCTTTCTGTAATGATTCCAAAAGGTTTTTTATCTTTTAGTAAAACAAGATATTTTATTCTATTTGTTGTCATTATGTCTAAAACATTTTGCAATGTAACATCATGTTCTACATAATCATTTTCTGATTGAATCAATTTTGTAATCATACATCAAGGCCTTTATATAAAAATTATATTATAGCAAAATCTTATAGGAAGAAAATAAATGTAAAGTAAATAGCCGAAAATTTACATAATTTTAGATATAATCTCTAACTATGAAAAAGAAGAATATTATATTAATTGGTTTTATGGGTGTTGGTAAAGGTACTATTGCAAGAGGATTAGTTCAATCTTCTGATATGTTTGCAATTGATACTGACGATTTAATCGAAAGTATGCAGAATCAAAAGATTAAAAAAATCTTTGAAGAGCATGGTGAACCATACTTTAGAAATTTAGAAAAGAAAACTGCTTTATGGTTAGAAAATAGTATTGATAATACTATTATTTCAACTGGTGGTGGATTTTATAAACAAGAAAATATTAATAAAATTGGAAAAGTAATCTATCTAAAATCATCTTTCCAAGGGATACTAGATAGAATCAATGCCGCTCCAAATGCTGCAAGAAAACTTAAAAAAAGACCACTTTTACAAAATTTAGATGAAGCAACAACTCTATTTGATTCTAGAGTTCCAGATTACGAAAAAGTAGCTGATATTGTTGTGGATGTAGAGAAAAAACCTTTAGAAAAAATTGTAGAAGAGATATTAGGACAAATTTAAATGAAGATTATTAGCACAAATGATTCAAACTTCAAAGAAGAGTTTGATGGTATTTTAGCAAGAGCAAAAAGTGATATAAAAGGTGTTTCATCAATCGTTATGAACATAATTGATGAAATTGTTGAAGATGGAAACACTGCACTTAAAAAGCATATTGAAAAGTTTGATAAGTGGGAAGTTAAATCAGATGAAGATTTAATGCTTTCATGTGATGATATGGAAAAAGCTTACAATAACATTGATGAAAAATTAAGAGCTTCACTACATACTGCATACGATAGAATCAAAGCTTACCATGAAAAACAACTTCCAAAATCTTGGTTAGATTTTGAAAAAAATGGAACTATTTTAGGTCAAAAAGTATCTGCGGTTGATAGAGCTGGTTTATATATTCCTGGTGGAAAAGCTGCATATCCAAGTTCACTTTTAATGAATGCAATTCCTGCAATTGTTGCTGGTGTTGAAGAGATTGTAGTATGTACTCCAACTCCTGATAATGAAGTAAATGAACTATTACTTGCTGCTTGTCACTTATGTGGAATTAAAAAAGCTTATAAAGTAGGTGGTGCCTCAGCCGTTGCTGCTATGGCTTATGGAACTGAAACTATTCCAAAAGTTGACGTAATTACAGGTCCCGGGAATATTTTCGTTGCAACTGCTAAGAAATTAGTATTTGGTGAAGTAAATATTGATATGATCGCAGGTCCTTCAGAGATTGGAATTTTAGCTGATTCTACTGCTAAACCAAAATACTTAGCTATTGATTTATTATCACAAGCTGAGCATGATGAAATGGCTAGTTCAATTATGATTACAACGGATGCAAATATTGCAGAGCAGACTAGCGTTGAAGTTGAAAATTACTTACAAACATTAGAGAGAGAAACAATTGCAAGAACTTCTATTGAAAATAGAGGTGTGATTATTGTTACTGATACGATGGAAGAAGCACTTGATTTAATGAATGAAATTGCTCCTGAACACTTAGAAGTAATGACTCAAAATGCTTTTGAATTATTACCATTTATTAAACATGCAGGTGCAATTTTCTTAGGTGAAAATACTCCTGAACCAATTGGTGATTATATTGCAGGTCCAAATCATACTTTACCTACAGGAAGTACGGCTAAATTTTATAGCCCATTAAATGTAGAAAACTTTATGAAAA contains the following coding sequences:
- the hisD gene encoding histidinol dehydrogenase, with amino-acid sequence MKIISTNDSNFKEEFDGILARAKSDIKGVSSIVMNIIDEIVEDGNTALKKHIEKFDKWEVKSDEDLMLSCDDMEKAYNNIDEKLRASLHTAYDRIKAYHEKQLPKSWLDFEKNGTILGQKVSAVDRAGLYIPGGKAAYPSSLLMNAIPAIVAGVEEIVVCTPTPDNEVNELLLAACHLCGIKKAYKVGGASAVAAMAYGTETIPKVDVITGPGNIFVATAKKLVFGEVNIDMIAGPSEIGILADSTAKPKYLAIDLLSQAEHDEMASSIMITTDANIAEQTSVEVENYLQTLERETIARTSIENRGVIIVTDTMEEALDLMNEIAPEHLEVMTQNAFELLPFIKHAGAIFLGENTPEPIGDYIAGPNHTLPTGSTAKFYSPLNVENFMKKSSIINFSRKAIDEVGEACALLADTEGLTAHAKSVRVRLEK
- a CDS encoding aldehyde dehydrogenase family protein translates to MSTEEKVLPLAKPEYKAQYENFIGGEWVAPTSNEYFDNVSPVDGEVLSRIPRSNEADVDAAVDAASAAFETFKHSTVIERSTMLNKVADAIEANLEALAMAETLDNGKAIRETMAADVPLVIDHFRYFASVIRSESGTVSDLDENTISQEIHEPLGVVAQIIPWNFPLLMAAWKIAPALAAGNTVVLKPASATPQSILVLMETIQNVLPKGLVNIINGSGGKIGKHLSTHPDVKKVGFTGETTTGQLIMQYATENIIPSTLELGGKSPNIFMESIMDADDEFFDKAIEGLVLFAFNSGEVCTCPSRALIQESIYEPFMKRVLERVAAIKLGDPLNPTCMMGAQASTSQKEKILEYIKIGKDEGAELLCGGDAYDSAEHPNGNYIQPTLFKGHNKMRIFQEEIFGPVLAVTTFKTEEEALEIANDTIYGLGSGVWSRDAHQLHKFSRGIEAGRVWVNCYHMYPSHASFGGYKKSGIGRETHMMMLNSYRHTKNILTSYSKDALGFF
- a CDS encoding ExbD/TolR family protein, with product MKRREPLGLDLTPIIDVVFILLLFFMVTSVFKKDELALILDLPNANAKEMKVDEEQVFIELNKNKLAIKGIEVSFESLEDNLKAIENKQKAVIVRIDKKVEYERVIKVLDLLQKYDLTNLALITNQDKEKK
- a CDS encoding 1-aminocyclopropane-1-carboxylate deaminase yields the protein MTYTNSPIEKINFNNHEIFVKRDDLLDVDFSGNKARKFYYFLKHDFPNITKIVSHGSAQSNAMYSLSVLCKLRGWKFDYYVDHIASYIKESPSGNYKESLKNGMNIHEEEFPKQLDENTMFINEGGALKEAQYGLEVLAQEIITWAEQNSHENLKVFLPSGTGTTALFLQKFLPFPVLTCACVGDEKYLEKQFNDLEKTNHPIILQRKKKYHFGKLYKEFYETHKDLLEQTNIEFDFLYDSLGFIVLEDYLNSLEDNNSKILYIHQGGILGNISMLERYKHKYEKEV
- a CDS encoding FIST N-terminal domain-containing protein; this translates as MKTFNYTLKQQSLTELIDFSLFKNEKSVLIQVFCGSKKSILQNIINTLIEELPQSICIGSSTDGEINNDQVSTKKTIISISVFKNTSLKTYFVKNKDSFKNGYDLAKELCQEDTKLLITFTDGAKTNGEAFLKGIEAVNNTVPVSGGMAGDNANFKQTFISSQDKILTNGAVAVALNSNTLKAQNAYNFNWSPIGIEHTIDKVKDNRVYEISGMKPLDFYEKYLGEYVAKALPATGIEFPLIVKRNNLPIARAVIKKHKDGSLSFAGNLYKGDVVKLGFGNVELIMNNPVESLFEHCNIQKAESFFIYSCMARRRYMPSMIDIEIKPFSDIAPTSGFFTYGEFYHKDGHNELLNQTLTIVALSEEDCNESFDKNSCEISNETTSISEHARSLQALTHLIQQSSNDYNDQSKELEKGKIYAQNLLNSQKQFLKHAVHETNTPLSIIMGNIEMFEIQHGKNKFLSNIEVALKNVSSIYDDLSYLIKKDQVNEAVHEIDLVDFVRSRIDFFSQSAIKFKSTFNFKASNDEIIINFNETKLQRIVDNNLTNAIKYTLANEVIYVSLNIINQDCNFIIESKSKQILDQQKIFEEYYREETNVQEGFGLGLNLVKRICSEENVGIQLQSGENWASFTYTFKEIK
- a CDS encoding DUF779 domain-containing protein; protein product: MATQRLAVTEDAALVIERLKEESGPLVFNQSGGCCDGTAPMCYEKSDFYVPSRNVKLGEICGCEFFMDKDQFEYFKHSHITIDVKKETAFGNSFSLEIDLGYQFITKSRIFTDEEYANLEIK
- a CDS encoding EAL domain-containing protein, whose amino-acid sequence is MITKLIQSENDYVEHDVTLQNVLDIMTTNRIKYLVLLKDKKPFGIITERDILFLYAQNIDFKQKALEFAKKDLIISKENRRVDYILSLMINHNIRRVIITDSQNNYLGCILQETIIYELDKDIYKSHIRIREIVKTSNLVLHVEKDATIQEAIEIMASHNIGSILIYNNDIPVGIITESDIIDLAQKHVNTNECVEKHMHAPVITFDSETYVYEIVNAMKKNNIRRVVIYNQGLDNHYIVTSKDLLNNIKGNYGLFLESKLTDAKKTFNSLNEALIEVFINDETEHTISWFNSKATKLFDLKVDDDVTKIIPKQRWQNIYEKIQNDESFEDQTIELNGSIYQLTILHVKILQTPIIKLLFTNISELVNKTNEINNKYNETFEQNSVGIVHISLDNKVLDANKKICELLAYEKDNLLDRNISDLTHKEDLELTHEKFNTLLKNKDVKDVNLKKRCVKKDGSIIWVSTTASLSYNKQNEAQYFICFITDITLKEKIKKELILSDIVFENTTEGIIITNEKNKVVSVNKSFTEITGYSLSEIYGKSPKILKSGKNSQEFYLKMWDDINKNGFYKGEIWNRKKNGEIYAEWLNISTVTNKEGQITNYVAIFSDITKMKDSDEQIEYLAHHDPLTNLPNKLLLNARLEQSIQRANTEHQSLAVLFIDIDNFKLVNDSYGHTIGDRIINLVSQRLQKNVRKADTISRIGGDEFVIVIENVNKENIKRIAQKIIQDFTEPIKLEEYIFDTTITIGISLYPNNGISYEDLIKHADTAMHSAKAAGKNQFHFYKNQMTSEIFEKVLMKQEIKNAIKNKEFEVYFQPQIDTKTKKLIGAEALVRWNHKDLGVLSPINFIPHAEDNKLIIPLGEYILDESCAFIKKLHSLNIFKNGKIAVNISGEQIKHSEITKTIVNTLNKYNVEPKYLEVEVTETFIMEDVEKSIAMFKELKKIGVSLSIDDFGTGYSSLNYIKQFPIDKLKIDKSFVDELPNNYKDIAIAKTVIALAKGLELRVIAEGVENKEQEEFLASQNCDEIQGWLYSKALKKDDFIEFCKNF
- a CDS encoding MotA/TolQ/ExbB proton channel family protein, yielding MDLMEYIDKGGILVYILIALNVIGFTIILWKLFTLPRKNAMINKIKQKLETNAQSSTYAQIEYEVKKLETGLTYIKNIATVAPLLGLLGTVIGVYKSFEAISKSGLGDPTIFSNGIAIALITTITGLIVAIPHHLAYNHFISQLDSIELKAKKEIGDK
- a CDS encoding shikimate kinase; protein product: MKKKNIILIGFMGVGKGTIARGLVQSSDMFAIDTDDLIESMQNQKIKKIFEEHGEPYFRNLEKKTALWLENSIDNTIISTGGGFYKQENINKIGKVIYLKSSFQGILDRINAAPNAARKLKKRPLLQNLDEATTLFDSRVPDYEKVADIVVDVEKKPLEKIVEEILGQI